In one window of Ptiloglossa arizonensis isolate GNS036 chromosome 5, iyPtiAriz1_principal, whole genome shotgun sequence DNA:
- the Ars2 gene encoding arsenic resistance protein 2 isoform X5: MGDSDDEYDRKRRDKFRGERTESYSREGRRDDRRRDDWVDRNYSREWSSRPRQRPDYREYRGGGGGGRDRYSPARSQEMAPPMKRMRTDWDDRPRYGHDYYGGGGGGAASWGPDHYPPPHHGNHHYGNHGNSSSREVAGNFSNSNVETQPPMMSFKAFLGTQEDTITDEEAIKRYNEYKLEFRRQQLNEFFVAHKDEEWFKIKYHPEESVKRKEEQVGALKKRVEVFLEMLDIEEIDKVSVDADQADALLHLLDAVVIKLEGGTEEDLQVLDVKPNNPILSKDTRDKEDAKMKAGAEKKLDNSDASKTDEASRTEKTFKNGQGVDAETKSVEKDENLVEEAEKPEDSIEDTKKDEDADESGQTEEVNAKKRKRTDSNSSSSSSSSSSSSSGSDSNKPDTPKAETPVAEKADASNENIETRDNKEDDREAKADGELSEPKKSTIEPEAVIDLASEDKEKEPRALHKTSSIFLRNLAPTITKAEVEAMCKRFPGFLRVAIADPQPERRWFRRGWVSFERQVNIKEICWSLNNIRLRDCELGAIVNRDLSRRIRTVNGLTSHKQIVRHDIKLSAKIVHNLDNRVGLWNEEKKDDHHASKHEDDNKENRSAQSARDVEQAAFGLSSKNPVLKNITDYLIEEASAEEEELLGMSGDQEEGQLGGDGDGPIERDPTLVKVLDRLILYLRIVHSVDYYNHCEYPNEDEMPNRCGIMHVRGSPPTAKVSSTELSEYCRNFESKMSAFLQPVATLSQEEFDKLGAKNAEVEVEKFVQANTQELSKDKWLCPLSGKKFKGPDFIRKHIFNKHAEKVAEVKAEAEYFNNYLKDPKRPQLPEHPGNKAPPREGIREGFNPYGCTTFGSYGGSGYGGSRGGYGSNYGAGFGGGFGMPRPSRGGFNRGRAAPDSTSRPLISYNDLDQLDMDMF, encoded by the exons ATGGGTGACTCTGACGACGAGTACGATAGAAAGAGAAGAGACAAATTTAGAGGGGAGAGGACAGAGTCCTATTCCAGAGAAGGTCGCAGAGATGACAGAAGAAGGGACGATTGGGTCGATAG GAATTATTCTAGAGAGTGGTCAAGTCGCCCTAGACAACGCCCAGATTATAGAGAGTACCGTGGTGGCGGAGGTGGTGGACGAGATAGATACAGCCCAGCCAGATCGCAGGAGATGGCACCTCCGATGAAAAGAATGAGGACCGATTGGGACGATCGGCCAAGATACGGACACGATTACtacggaggtggaggaggtggtgcAGCTTCTTGGGGACCGGACCACTATCCCCCGCCCCATCATGGCAATCATCACTATGGAAACCATGGTAACAGTAGCAG TCGAGAAGTAGCCGGCAACTTCAGTAATTCCAATGTCGAAACTCAACCTCCGATGATGTCGTTCAAAGCATTCCTTGGGACCCAAGAAGACACAATTACCGATGAGGAAGCTATTAAGCGCTATAATGAATATAAACTGGAATTCAGGAGGCAACAGTTGAACGAGTTCTTCGTTGCTCACAAGGACGAGGAATG GTTCAAAATAAAGTACCATCCGGAAGAGTCGGTGAAGAGAAAGGAGGAACAAGTGGGAGCCCTTAAG AAACGCGTTGAAGTTTTCTTGGAAATGCTCGACATTGAAGAAATAGACAAAGTTTCGGTCGACGCCGATCAAGCTGACGCCTTGCTACATTTGTTGGACGCGGTGGTTATTAAATTGGAAGGCGGTACCGAAGAAGATTTACAAGTTTTGGATGTGAAACCAAATAATCCAATCCTATCTAAAGACACAAGAGATAAAGAAGATGCAAAGATGAAAGCTGGAGCTGAAAAGAAACTCGACAACAG TGACGCAAGTAAAACAGACGAAGCTTCGCGCACAgagaaaacatttaaaaatgGACAAGGCGTGGATGCCGAAACAAAAAGCGTAGAAAAAGACGAGAATTTGGTAGAAGAGGCTGAAAAACCTGAAGATAGTATAGAAGACACGAAAAAGGACGAGGATGCAGACGAGTCAG GTCAAACGGAGGAAGTTAATGCTAAAAAGAGAAAACGTACCGATAGCAAcagtagcagcagcagcagtagcagcagtagtagTTCGTCCGGCAGCGACAGTAACAAACCCGACACACCTAAAGCGGAAACTC CGGTTGCCGAAAAAGCGGATGCCAGTAACGAAAATATAGAGACGCGAGATAACAAAGAGGACGATCGAGAGGCTAAAGCTGATGGTGAGTTGTCAGAACCTAAAAAGTCTACGATAGAACCGGAAGCTGTGATCGATTTGGCCAGCGAAGATAAGGAAAAAGAACCTAGAGCCTTGCACAAGACTAGCAgcatctttcttcgtaacttggCGCCGACTATCACGAAGGCGGAAGTCGAGGCG ATGTGCAAACGCTTCCCTGGATTTTTACGAGTTGCCATAGCGGATCCTCAGCCAGAAAGGAGATGGTTCAGAAGAGGTTGGGTGTCCTTCGAACGACAAGTAAACATAAAAGAAATATGTTGGAGCTTAAACAATATTCGA CTTCGGGATTGCGAGCTGGGTGCTATAGTGAATCGAGATCTCTCGCGTCGCATCCGAACGGTAAACGGTTTGACGTCTCATAAGCAGATAGTCCGACACGATATCAAACTAAGCGCCAAGATCGTTCACAATTTGGACAACAGAGTTGGTCTctggaacgaagaaaagaaggacGATCATCACGCGTCGAAGCACGAAGATGACAACAAAGAGAACAGAAGCGCGCAAAGTGCCCGTGATGTCGAGCAAGCG GCGTTTGGATTGTCGTCCAAGAATCCAGTATTGAAGAACATTACCGATTATTTAATAGAAGAAGCATCAGCTGAGGAAGAAGAATTATTAGGAATGTCCGGTGATCAAGAGGAGGGACAACTCGGAGGTGACGGAGATGGTCCGATCGAAAGAGATCCAACCCTCGTCAAG GTATTGGACAGATTGATACTTTACTTGCGTATAGTTCATTCTGTGGATTATTACAATCATTGCGAGTATCCGAACGAGGACGAGATGCCAAACAGATGCGGCATAATGCACGTCAGAGGATCGCCTCCGACCGCCAAGGTGTCCAGTACTGAGTTGTCGGAATACTGTCGCAACTTCGAGAGCAAAATGTCCGCTTTCCTGCAGCCAGTCGCGACCTTGTCTCAAGAAGAATTCGATAAACTCGGTGCTAAAAACGCAGAAGT TGAGGTGGAAAAATTTGTGCAAGCCAACACTCAAGAGCTGTCGAAAGACAAGTGGCTGTGCCCGCTCAGCGGGAAGAAGTTCAAAGGTCCGGATTTCATACGTAAACATATTTTCAACAAGCATGCGGAGAAAGTGGCCGAAGTGAAAGCGGAggcagaatatttcaacaactATCTGAAGGACCCGAAGAGGCCGCAGCTTCCCGAACATCCTGGAAACAAAGCACCTCCGAGAGAAGGCATACGCGAGGGATTCAATCCTTACGGTTGTACCAC GTTCGGAAGTTACGGTGGTAGCGGTTACGGTGGTAGCAGAGGAGGATATGGGTCCAACTATGGTGCAGGATTTGGTGGAGGATTTGGAATGCCGCGTCCCAGTCGTGGTGGTTTCAATAGAGGACG GGCTGCTCCGGACTCAACCTCGAGGCCTCTTATTAGTTATAATGACTTGGACCAGCTAGACATGGATATGTTCTAA